The Argiope bruennichi chromosome 9, qqArgBrue1.1, whole genome shotgun sequence genome contains a region encoding:
- the LOC129985159 gene encoding suppressor of cytokine signaling 6-like — MMKRVGLSRFSPLEVSRKVQQCLRFEGVNTNGDAAADGTEVLSNTGSGEGLPSDALLVETPCSDASNKSNILNTIKRKLKKSKRNKRCDTRTRSDSLSNVCQSHSENCELHACCTKHYRTRKHKQGDKCSVWPVTSSILRCQNHQQLSKKNDDVAELIPSVGNNDVCSCFGNRKSDCLEGIQSNVPSCSKTPHSSNSLSDITCDVNPVASSLSLKVESDLTRLDDCSMQVSMIESGLPRVGNLTQELYKLSKYGWYWGPINRSEAESKLDDQPDGAFLVRDSSDDRYILSLSFRSYGKTLHTRIEHSSGLFSFYSQPEPEGHASIVELIQQSMCYSQSGVFCYSRSRSPGAPSFPVRLTKPISRFTQVRSLQYLCRFVIRQYTRYDHIQKLPLPSRIKGYLEEGHY; from the coding sequence ATGATGAAAAGAGTGGGATTATCAAGATTCAGTCCTTTGGAAGTGAGTCGCAAAGTTCAACAATGTTTACGATTTGAGGGCGTCAATACAAATGGCGACGCTGCTGCAGACGGAACCGAAGTCTTGAGCAATACTGGCTCAGGCGAAGGTTTACCTAGTGACGCTCTCTTAGTAGAAACTCCTTGCAGTGATGcaagtaataaaagtaatatattaaatacaattaaaaggaaattaaaaaaatcaaaacggaATAAAAGGTGCGATACTCGGACCAGATCCGACTCCCTATCGAATGTATGTCAGAGTCATAGTGAAAATTGCGAGCTTCATGCTTGCTGCACGAAACATTACAGGACCCGAAAGCACAAGCAGGGTGACAAATGCAGTGTGTGGCCGGTGACATCTTCTATATTACGCTGCCAGAATCATCAACaacttagtaaaaaaaatgatgatgtgGCAGAACTCATACCAAGTGTTGGCAATAATGATGTGTGTTCTTGCTTTGGAAATCGTAAGTCGGATTGTTTGGAAGGAATCCAAAGTAATGTACCCTCTTGCTCAAAGACCCCACATTCTTCTAACAGTTTGTCCGATATTACCTGTGATGTTAACCCTGTTGCCTCTAGTCTTTCCCTCAAAGTGGAATCTGATTTAACTCGATTGGATGATTGCAGCATGCAGGTATCAATGATTGAATCTGGCCTGCCACGTGTTGGTAACTTAACTCAGGAGCTGTACAAACTTTCAAAGTATGGCTGGTATTGGGGACCCATTAATCGAAGTGAAGCAGAATCAAAACTCGACGATCAACCAGATGGTGCTTTTTTAGTACGTGACAGTTCAGATGACAGATACATTCTGAGTCTGAGTTTTCGCTCATATGGAAAGACTTTACACACTAGAATAGAACACAGTAGTGGgctatttagtttttattctcAGCCTGAACCTGAAGGTCATGCATCTATTGTTGAACTTATACAACAATCAATGTGTTATTCTCAATCGGGTGTGTTCTGTTATTCTCGAAGTAGGTCACCTGGTGCTCCATCTTTTCCTGTACGACTGACAAAACCTATTTCAAGGTTCACTCAAGTCCGGTCACTGCAATATTTGTGCCGTTTCGTTATCCGTCAATATACACGGTATGATCACATTCAGAAATTGCCTTTACCTTCCAGAATAAAAGGATATCTTGAGGAAGGACATTATTAA